The window agttctagttcagttctagttcagttctagttctgttctagttctgttctagttctgttctagttctgttctagttcagttctagttcagttctagttcagttctagttcagttctagttcagttctagttcagttctagttcagttctagttcagttctagttcagttctagttcagttctagtttagttgcaATTCAATACTACAAAAGTTATTAACAGTCTCATGTAATTtaccaaaataatattttaacaattgaaaaaatCTATGGCAACTTTAACGGCTACTGAAGTTATAAGTGGCATCCCATAACTGGTGTTTACACAAATTGACAGCTCTGTTTACAAAAACATGTGTTTACTTCACACAGATGAATgctatttattttagattttaaatttaaattatttggtcAGCCTTTTTAGAATcactaaaaattgtataattaattatagttacactaattaactaaacaattaaacaaacaaaacttaagcctttgttttattaattgttaagTGTAATCAATTAGTCATATACATAgtacatattaattttatgtttatttatgttaaaagtattaatttcaaatcttatcaatattttaaatgtaacatAAGACTTTTTTTCTCAGTAGCTTTAGGGTTatctcatatatatttttaatatttaaaaataaactacttttacaaattaaatttcttaaagatgTTAATTaacaaactagaactaaaatagaactaaacaagaactgaaatagaactaaactagaactagatctATACTTGAAtgaactaaatcatattttatcgGTTTCCCCTTCTTCTTATATACTCACAAAACActaactacaaaaacaaactgCTTTACTTTGCACTAGGCAAGAAACCAAAAATCAATCTTCTCTTTTCTATCCACAAACCATCATAATCCGTTGAACACTTCTCACCCAAAACACACTTCCACCAAAACCATACCATTTTCAGTACATTccaacaaacaaaacattagCCTTGGAAAAGTGTGCTCCGCATCCACATCTCTTTACAGCCTCTCTCATCCCTtgtattctttatatttttcttattttttcgcAAATTGACACAATGATTTGTTAAATTGACAATAGTTTTTTGCAACGttaatttttactataaatttcaatttttcttttaatattttataaaaatgttattatttattaataaaataaacaatttttaacaactttttattaaaatattaaatattttatttaatatttgcttaattaACACTCCATTTCATTTAAGTAACTAACGCACTTCTAAAATTTTCTCACATAACTAAaggaaatattaagaaaataaacaaacgcAGACTTAAACGTCGGCAGAGCGAGAGATAGAGTGACAGAGTTaaagtatgttgttattgtttttcataaaCGAACAAAAATGGGTGGTAGAGTGGGCAGAGATGTTATTGCaatttgcaagaaaaaaacactaacaacTCTCTTAAGATCTTTAATCTTGGGCTTGCATGTTTGTTGGTTTTGCTTTTTTTGATGCAAAGACATTTTAGTTCTCTTTGAAAGCCGGTAAAAAGCGCGTGTGAAATTATTAattgagaagaaaaaaatgtaataaaatattaaaagtaatagttaaaattatagttaataatgtaaaaatgaagaaaaagcttaaataagaaatatttaataaaaatgtatgaaaaaaattatgaaataatttaaaagaaagagagaaaaagtaaagaaaagaaaatgttaaaatcttcttgtgtttaaaatgtaaattaatcaAGTGTTTGTGTAAATGTTGTGCTTGTGATAGCGGAGCACCCCTTTTCAAGGTTAAAGCAATTTTGAGACATGAAGGTAAGTGgaagattttttcttattattttcaaaaagggCAAGTGGGAAAAGTAAGAATGCATAAGAAATTGTTTATTGGGGAAAGAGGCATGTGAAGTTTCTACTGTTCAGGTGGAAGGAAGGGAAGTGTCAAAATTGTTGTGGCATTTATGTATGTGAAAAGTATGCTGTTAGTTAATTGTTTAGTATTTGACAAAAGGAAAGAGGTGTATGGTAAAtttcagtttcttttttattattatgttgcaGCATCCAAATAAGTATGTAGTTAAGAGTGTGACTAACTGGTCGAGAAGTAATGTGTCAAAACTATTGCTGACATAATATGTTGTAgcgaaatacatacatacatacatacatacatacatacatacatacatacatacatacatacatacatatgtagcaGTTATATTAGCTCTTTTCAATAACTAGAAGTTGTTACCACTTAGCACTAATAAGTTGTTATTAGAGAAACGTTTATTTTCTCTCATTTCAAACTATTACAATTTATTGTTGTCTAGTAATaagtaaacagctgttttttgtttaCCTTTTGGTGGCTAacgattttgtgtttgttttaaaaataaaaatatttgcgaAGCTATTTTAGAAGctaaaattctaattaaaaacaaaacaagtatgaatgtatagtaggACATGGCCGACAATATgattactgaactagaactgaactagaactgaactagaactgaactagaactgaactagaactgaactagaactagaactgaactagaactgaactagaactgaactagaactgaactagaactgaactaaaactgaactagaattgaactagaactgaactagaactgaactagaactgaattagaactgaactagaactagaactgaactagaactgaaccgtTAAAAGTTGGACTTAATCTATTTAAATAGAGTATAAAtttgtgaaataaataataacattaagatcaattaataattttgcGGTTTTTTACTGCTATTAATtagtttttcctataaaatgcaattttttaactaaatttatctAGTTCATTCACTAAttactatattttatatataaaatattgaacagATTCATGCAGTTGTTGTTTCgaatttgttgttaaaacatTAGTAATAATGGCGGAAtataaaatgttgaatatttttatattgttgtttataataCAGGTTGGTAAGCAaaggcaaaacaaaatgaaatatatatttacattcaCCCACTCTACAGATTTGTTTTGCTAAACCTCAACCTAACCCATCTGACGATAATGGAAATAGATtgattacacaaaattttaaattgaccaCAATTAttcgttttaataatttaatgaaaccGTTTGGCGATAAATGTGTTGACATCAGCCATCAGATATTAAAGGAACCATCTTTAGAGAACTCCAATGAAGAAGAAATTctagaatttaaacaaaatttaacacaattgaTTGAAGATTATGAATCAACCAATGATTTGCGTACTAATTTGGAATCATTGGACATTTTTACCAATATCCTTGAAAATTATATGGAACTAACCGAGGAACAGTTAActgaaaattctaaatttattaaaaatattttatatcaatataaatgtaaagaaatgaatgaaacatttttaacattttttgaacttttcgaaaaagttttcaaagaaCAATTTGAAGAGGTCAAAGAACATTTGGATACGGCCTCATTGGAATGGtatgaaaagtatttaaatataacaaatttaaatcaaaaacttaatagttttagagaatttttagatttaatgtaaaggaaattataataaaataaaaaaaatatggtttgcaaagaaaatttttctataaaaaatgttaattcaaaaattcttgctgtaatagaaaaagtttattatagatagatagatagatagatagatagatagatagaaagatagatagatagatagatagatagatagatagatagatagatagatagaaagatagatagatagatagatagatagatagatagatagatagatagatagatagatagatagatagatagatagatagatagatagatagatagacagacagacagacagatactttttctattgaaaaagtgtCTATGTTTAAgtgacactttttctatagcaaaagtCTTATGTTGCGATACAGTTTTCTAAACGAAAAGGCGTGTCCcccttttctataagaaagtcTCTTGATGTGCGGcactttttttcacaaaaaaggtATCCTTTTCCTATACAAAAAGTCTCTATATGAGAGACATTTTCCTATAGAATAAGTGTTTATGTTGATCtacactttttctataataaaaatatttgttgagatacactttttctatacgaaaagttTCTTGATGAGAAAACGTCGCTTGATGAGAGACacgttttctataggaaaagtctCTTGTTGAGATGCACTGAGATGTCTCCTGATTAAAGACACTTAAAGAAATTGCTTAATTAGAGAGGAAAAAGAGATGCTTTCTGTATGAAAGTATCTTTTCTAAATTTGGAGAGAGAGTTATTTTGAAGAGATATTGATATTGTTAAAGATTATGAATCAAACGATGATATGGCTGAACGTCAGAAAGCAATGGAAATGTTTGTCAGTAGTATTCTTGAAAATTATATGGATCTTTCTGACGAACAATTAACAGAGGATTCTAAATTTATTAAGGatattttatatcaatacaAATGTCAAGAATTGGTAGAAGATTTTTATAGAGATTATGAAACATTTGAAAGacaatttaaggaaaaattcgatgaaaataaagaatatatggATAAGGCCTTGGTGGAGTGGTATGAAAAGTTTTCAAGTTTAACAGACCATGAAGAAAGAATAAAAtcttttgaagaattttttgatttaatgtcgatataaattataaaatatataataaaaacaaacaaaaaatatatataataaaataaataagattttgCAAAGGAAAATTGTTTGCCTTTTAAACTTCTATTAGCTATACCCATTGCGCTTTGGTAccctaaaatatatatatagatagatagatagatagatagatagatagatagatagatagaaagatagaaagatagaaagatagaaagatatgtagatatatagatagatagatagatagatagatagatagaaagatagatagatagatagatagatagatagatagatagatagatagatagatagatagatagatagatagataaatagatagatagatagatagatagatagatatatagatagaagataaagaaagaatttttttagaaaaatttccctCAAGAATGTACTCAGTTAATAGATTtatcctttagaaaattttggtcTATTAAGGagactttttctacaaaaaagtgtCTCTGGTGAaggacttttttaataaaaaaatgtctctatttaaaaaactgtttctatagaaaaagtgtctctgtttaagagactttttctatagaaaaagtgtctctgtttaagagactttttctatagaaaaagtgtctctgttTAAGAGACTTTTTNNNNNNNNNNNNNNNNNNNNNNNNNNNNNNNNNNNNNNNNNNNNNNNNNNNNNNNNNNNNNNNNNNNNNNNNNNNNNNNNNNNNNNNNNNNNNNNNNNNNttaaaaagagactttttctatagaaaaagtgtctcttaaaaagagactttttctatagaaaaagtgtctcttaaaaagagactttttctatagaaaaagtgtctcttatAAAgagtctttttctatagaaaaagtgtctcttatAAAGAGatattatctatagaaaaagtgcccttataaatagactttttctatagaaaaagtgtctattataaagagactttttctatagaaaaagtgtctcttatATCTTGTAAAGatactttttctgtagaaaaagtgtcGCTTGTAAAGATACCTTTTCAAAAGAAGAAGTGtcttaaaaataatactttttgtatagaaattgtgTGTCTTTTAtctttcataaaatttggtaatgaACACTCAAAGGGTTAATGTTATCGATTTTGTCGATATATTTAGTATCGAAcatgttattaaatttcattttataattgaagactatatatagtttaaagttgttttttttaacttcctaTATAATgtggatttttatatatttacataaactaACGACCAGATTCTTGcagttgattttttaaaatatttatttaaacatcaacaagaaatgttaatttataaaattatcaatatttttatggtCTTGCTGATAATACAGGTCTTTCGAAACAAAACTATATTAGAAGTAAAagctaataatattaaaactaatatttacatttacagaAATGTTCCACCAAACCCCTAGAAGATTACAATAGATATATAACAGCTAAAGAAGAGCTTTTCAATTACGTTTTTGATAACATAAGGATTATGGGTGAAAAATATATCGAAACAATTGTTGATCTTAGTCATCAGATACAAAAGGACGAATCTTTAGAATTGCACAATGAAGcagatattttagaatttaaacaaaatatcaatAATTATATAGAGAGCTATAATATGAATTCACCATTTGAAGTAATTCTATACAAAACCAAACATTTTGTGgaaagtattttatattattttcaacttACGGATGAACAACTAACGTCGGAATTCAAATTTATAGTGGAACTTTtggaaaaatacaaatatcaaGAATTGGAAGAagaatgtaaaaataatataaaaatctttattgatGGTTTCAAAATGAAGTTCGAAGAAAATAAAGATTACCTGGATAAACCCTTATTGGAGTGGTATGAAAGGTTTTCAAATATAGAAGAAGAAGGAGAACAATTAATGGATTTGAGAAAACTTGcagaatatatttaattttatgaatttttgaaagaagaaaatgaataaatttttaaggaaaaatcataaaataattaatatagaaaaactctctttttatctcttaataatagaaatttttctatcaaaaagtCTCTTTACACAAAAgtatctttctataaaaagagactttctatagaaaaagtcttttaaacagagacatatttctatagaaaaagtcttttaaacagagacattttttctatagaaaaagtctcttaaaCATAgacactttttttatagaaaaagtcttttaaaCAGAGAcactatttctatagaaaaagtcttttagacagagacactttttctatagaaaaagtcttttaaacagagacactttttctatagaagatgtCTCTTAAACatagacactttttctatagaaaaagtctctttataagagacactttttctatagaaaaagtctctttataagagacactttttctatagaaaaagtctctttataaGAGACACCTTTATCTTTATCTCTTTATCTTTGTGAgatttacattttctataagaaatctCAATTTATAAGAGACATCTATTCTATGGAAAAAGTCTTATTATAAGAAACGCgtttttagatagatagatagatagatagatagatagatagatagatagatagatagatagatagatagatagatagatagatagatagatagatagatagaaagatagatagatagatagatagatagatagatagatagatagatagatagatagatagatagttacttattagttagttacttagttagttagttagttaattagttagtctTAATACCATACATTATTTCCTTCTCTATTAATCAGAGaaacttttcttttgaaaactgcCGTAAGGAATATAAATTCTTCAACCCAGAAGGGGAAAATCTGGTAGATTTCATCGAGGAACTCATTATATACAGtttaaataacatattattaatttttacttaattacaCAGGTAAACATTGTGATGTCATTTCAAAATCACTCAATAATTGTTTCTATTTATCAAAATTCATATTTAGTTTGTTCTttgttctattaaatttaagataaatatcTAAAATAGTGCTCAGTTATATATAGAAGTGTTCCGGAAAAAACAAACATAGTTTCAAGTGTTACAAACAATGtcagataataaaatattaaacttgtttgttgtattgtttgtaataaaggttagttaaaacaaaattaaaatatttcctaattaaaaaaataaataatataattacagTCCAGCTACACTGAACTTATAGATGATTTTAGTCGCACAACAAAACACAATCTTGGGGACTACGTTCTTGATAATTTAGAGGTTATGATTCAAAagcatatgtataaatatgctAACACTGCTAAACATATGCTAAATGACAAATCTTTAGAATTTCCAATTCaacaagaaattttcaatttcaaagaaaatatcaacaatttaatagaaaactataacaacgatttaacatttattgcaaatattatgTCAATCAATGATTTCGTGGAAGttgttgaatattatttaaatctcACAGAGAAACAATTAACACCAGAAACTAAAATTATagtggaaattttgaaaaaatacaaatgtcaAGAATTGAATGACGACTATGAAAtggatttgaaaatatttattaaagattttgaaaataaatttgaagCCAACAAAATGCATCTCGACGAACCGTTACTAGAGtggtataaacattttaaaagtttgGAAGACTATGAGGAACAAATTATGGTTTTTGTATTGCTTTTACAAATGGCTTTTAATTAgagattttgtgaaaaaaaattgcaaagaaaaataaaattttaagatattttttggctcaaaaacttaatatttttcattttctatagaaaaggtctCTTTAATAAAGACACATTTGCTATAGGAAAGTCTTTTTAATAGAGGcattttttcaatagaaaagatcTCTTTaatagagacactttttctatagaataagtttttttaatagaaacgctttttctatagaagaagtctcttttaaatctctttaatagagacactttttctatagaaaaagtctattttaatagagacactttttctatagaaaaagtctctttaatagagacactttttctatagaaaaagtctctttaatagagacactttttctatagaaaaagtctctttNNNNNNNNNNNNNNNNNNNNNNNNNNNNNNNNNNNNNNNNNNNNNNNNNNNNNNNNNNNNNNNNNNNNNNNNNNNNNNNNNNNNNNNNNNNNNNNNNNNNaactagaactgaactagaactgaactagaactgaactagaactgaactagaactgaactagaactgaactagaactgaactagaacagaactagaacaaaactagaaccaAACCGAACTATAAGTGAACTAGAACCGAGtttattaattagttagtcCATAGTTTATACCACAGTTTACTTTATAttgtagtctacagtttagtctatagtctagtctgtagttcattttatagtctgtagtttagtataaagtctaatccatagtctagtctatagtctaatctataatctagtctatgccccagtttgtagtctagcctatggtcttgcctatagtgtagcctataatctagtctttagtatagtcttcagtccagcctatagtctatagtttagtctatagtttggtctatattctaatctagagtatagtctagtatatagtccagtctatagtctattctatagtctgatctatattctagtttatagcctagtctagtatagactatagtctagtctattgtctagtctacattctgatctagagtgtagtctagtcttcagtttcgtctagtcgatagtctagtcattagtctagtctatagtctaccatacagtaaattatatagcctattgtatagtctaatctatagtctagtttatagtctagtttatagtctagtctatattttagtctattttctagtctatagtccttgtctttagtctagtctatagtctaggttatagtctagtttatagtccagtcaatattgtagtatatagtctagtctctagtctagtttctagcctagtctatattctaatctacagtctagtcttcagtctctCTAGTCGATTGTGTAGCCttcattctagtctataatctactatcttgtctagtgtatagtcaaagctgtattctagtctatagtttagtgtatagtgcagtctatagtccagactataatctagtaatTTGAAAGAATTCGACATAGCCTTATTTGTCGCTTTTACGAGCTTCTTCACTAGTTCAGATTATAacccaagaaaaaaatttgaaatttttttgcaattattgtttatttattcccTTCAACAATTCTTTTTACATTCGCTCAACTAAACTTTGCACAATTATTCGTTTTCGGTAAGCATCTCAAGCAATGAAGAGAAAGCATTAAGTTTTTCCTCAAAATCGGACATATGTTGATACTTTTCAAACCAGGCCAAAGTAGGCTTATCCAAAGCGCTCTTGTTTTCttcgaaaattttcataacCTGTTCGACGAACGGAGAGAATT of the Lucilia cuprina isolate Lc7/37 chromosome 2, ASM2204524v1, whole genome shotgun sequence genome contains:
- the LOC124421122 gene encoding uncharacterized protein LOC124421122 — encoded protein: MSDNKILNLFVVLFVIKSSYTELIDDFSRTTKHNLGDYVLDNLEVMIQKHMYKYANTAKHMLNDKSLEFPIQQEIFNFKENINNLIENYNNDLTFIANIMSINDFVEVVEYYLNLTEKQLTPETKIIVEILKKYKCQELNDDYEMDLKIFIKDFENKFEANKMHLDEPLLEWYKHFKSLEDYEEQIMVFVLLLQMAFN
- the LOC124419696 gene encoding uncharacterized protein LOC124419696; its protein translation is MLIYKIINIFMVLLIIQKCSTKPLEDYNRYITAKEELFNYVFDNIRIMGEKYIETIVDLSHQIQKDESLELHNEADILEFKQNINNYIESYNMNSPFEVILYKTKHFVESILYYFQLTDEQLTSEFKFIVELLEKYKYQELEEECKNNIKIFIDGFKMKFEENKDYLDKPLLEWYERFSNIEEEGEQLMDLRKLAEYI